AACAAAGATAACACCCAAAAGATTAAGTGTTTAGTCAAGTAGAAATAGTAAGTATATTGACTTAAGAAGTAGGATAGGTTGAGTTTATAACAatcaaaacattcaaaaatttgcagaaaataaatataatagttGGTAATTTCAGATACCAAAAGGAATCCACGTTATGGTTTAGGATGCAATACGATCAAGACACCTAGATGGCATGTTTACCTCACCAGAAGTTACTTTAGGACAAAATGTCAAAAAAACAAGAACAGGCAAGAGAAATTTAAATCAGTCATGGGCCAAATCTGACCCACATGAGATATACCAATGGTATGGAATCCAGCCATATAAGGGTTGTTGCATTAATGAAAATCCCAATTTATTAAACCTATCAAATTATCTGAATCTACATATAATATGCACATATTTAAACACTTCAAGTTATGAGTCTCATATGCTTCCATTGTTCAAACTTCAATGTAATTTCATAGATAATATGCTCTTCcacaaattaaaaaatcttaCATTTTCTTCAGTAACAGTCCTTGGAACAGATCCCACAAATAGTTTGGCAAAGCTACCACCATCAAACCGATCTTAAAAAAgagaaacaaacattagcacctaaataggaaaaaataaataaacgttAAAAAAGCAAATAACATGAAAACAAAATAAGATGCACGTCCAAATTAATATATACAAAAAGAATGCCTTCAAAAGTTCTTCAGGAAAGAACAATAGAGTGTCACCCCAAATTATCAATTGCATGCTTGAAATAGGTGGCAAAGTTCATAGAGAATAAAATCCAAAGCAACAGCAGAAACAAGTAAGTATGTTGTGGAACCACAATATACAACAGATCATAAGCATGTGAGATAAGGACAAACACTTGATGTTAATAGGTACACGGATTATCGTAGAGGTTGAAGCATGTCAGTGGAGAGCAAGGAACTCACTATGAAGCTCAAATTTCAAAATGAACAGGAGACAGAAAAGCAAGCAAATGAATATATTTCacccacacacacacacacacataaaaacattaaaggggatctagggaaaaaaaaaaagcagcctAAGATGGAAAGCATTAGAAAAGTGAAAACTACTAAGTACAAACCATAAGATCAAAATCATGGCTTCTATAAGTAATATTCTTTATGAGAAAGACGGCAGGCCCAAGGCCTCGAAAACTGTATCCAATTATAAACTATAATAACTCCCAGAGAACTAAAACCACACGCAAGTGGGCATAAAGAAGCTAAATGTTAAGCAACTCACTAAAACCACTAATGCATTGACGCCCAAAACAAATACGGAACAAAACATAGCAAATAATTCAATCAATCAATTAAAAAGCTCACCAGGACCAGGAGAACTTCCCCGGCTAGCAAACCCTCGTTTCTGTCCCGATAGGTGCTGAGACGGAGGCTGTGGTGGGAGCGCCTGGTAATTAGACCCAAATCCTCCTCCTCCGCCGACCATTGGCCGAAATCCTCCACTACCGGCAGCACCAGCGCCTCCGAAAGGTCCAAATCCTCCTATACCACCAGCTCCACCTGCAGGAGGAGGATGACGAGGAGGACTGTCGAAAGCGCGGCGAAAACCACCACCATCACGATAGTCGTTGGGGCTCCGGCGGTCATAATTGGTGGAAGTATTGCTACCGTTAGTGGAATAGCGATTGACAGGAGCATCAGAATATCGAGGGGGGCCATCTGAAAAGCGAGAGGGTCTACGATTATGGTAGGAGTCTTGGTTGTAAGCGGTTGTGGAGGTGTTGTTGGTGGAGCCGCCATAGCGGTCTCCCCTGTGCCTATCCATGGAAGTAGGAAGAAATGAACCCTAATTCAAACAAAAATGTGGGTTTTAGAAATGGGAAGAGCAGGGAAGGTTAAGCTCAACGGAGCTGCTGAAGGAGAACAGTAAGGGAGAGCATGGTAATTGGTGTTGGAAAACTGATAGAATGGTTTTTTCCGATGGGCTTTTTGCTTTTCAAAAGCTCAGCCCATTTTAGACTAACGTCTCTTTAAAATCTTTATTTgactataaaatattaaactatttcaaataattaattttaattaatataaaaaaattcaattttaaaaattatattaatatatttttaaaattttaaaaaatcaaacaattaattattttttaatttaaatattaaatttaaaatatatataatatgaaaaaactagtcaataaatattttttaaactgaaaaattaattaataattttttatattataaaattaaatagtaaaatatttattaaaattaattgaataattaattaattaatattttttaatatttcataaatattttaaaatattttttaaaataattcggTAACTAATAGGAATAACAACGAATTGAGTATTTTCGGGTATCCGATCCGATCGAACCCTAATAAAACGGATTTGGATAGTTATAATCAGGTTTGGGATGGGttcgaattttaaaaataatacccatTGTGGGTTCGGATTGGATTCGGATTTTATGTACAGTTACCCACTATccgaacccgtttatataaataattaatttaatataaaaaatatattttataataatatttataaattttttttatatatttttatttaaaaatttaaatattctttagaaatattaaattttttaaataaaaattattaataaaaaatattttttatataaattattaattaaaatatataagattaaatggattcgaataaaaaataacaataatcaGATTTGGGACGaattcggatagtttaaattaaattttaatcgaATTCAGAACGAGttcggatattactaatataaatcggatTCCGGTTcgaatagtttaattttcgcaGGTAACTTACCCTTTTACCTCCCCAGTAACTAACGAATTTTTAGTATTAGGAGAATAGtaaattttactttaataaCATTTATGTAAGACAATATTATTTTCAAAGGTATTTTGTACATTTTTCGAACACCTAAATCTTTATGTCAATAATAAAGATGTCAATAATAAAGATGACAACAAATAGCCTATTCATAAAATTGTCACGTGACATTGATATGAATATATACTGATATGAAGTGCACAATTAAATTGTTACACTTTATaaagtttataaatttaattgttttatattataaattcaagaattaaataattacatcataaaaaaattaataacaaaaagGTAATTTACACCAAATTACATATTTAGCACATAATTCACCTTACCTTCCTcttaattcattaaaaaaatatctaatatgTCTTAAATTCAATTATTGGTATCAATATAATATAGAAGTTAGGTtttagttaataataataatatatatatatatatatatatgttaattatttaaaatctaaacATTATTGCAACTATATTTATACTTATTTATCTTCCAACAAATTAATAATGAGTAGAATCTATTTTTTAACACGTAAAACTTAAATCTAATCAGAACTGAACTTAAATCGATATTTATCCATCATCATAATATCATGAATTCCTGATAAACCCATCAACTCTTCTATagccaacttttttttttttgtattatttagTTTTGCAGGACAAGAAATAAATCAACATACAGTTCTGTGAATAGAAACGAGCCTTGTGTCACCATCATTCATTAAAGTGAGACTTCAAGCATTAAATTCGGATTCTAATAATGAAAGACAATAAGGCTGGGAGTACACTTGAGGATGGACAAGAAAAAGATAACACACCATAAGGCTGTTTCATTTTCACCTGTGATTCTGTGATCACATCACATTATCCTTTATCCATCAAATTCTGTAAACAAAGTATTCCAACTCCAAGCCTTCAAGGCAGTTCATACAtcaattttacaatttaaaaaaaaaatctcatggCTAAGCCACTAACTAAGCAAATATGATGGCGTATCTAGCTACCAAACTAATCAATCAGCCAAAAGCAACCCCGAAAATCTCAAACACAAAAAATGATTTAAGATTGAACAGGTTGTCGAAATTCCAAGCAATGCCCACATAGAAAGTTGTTATCCTTAATTATAGTGTAACTGCAGTTCATACTTGAAGCAAAAGATTCAAGAATACAAGTCAAAACACAACAAGGATATGATTATCAAGATCATGcacttattcattttttttctttagttcTAGCAAATGCCAGTTGAGCATAAGAGAAAGCAACACTCACCAGGTCGATCCAATAGAGATAAGAAAAAGCACCATCCTAGTTATATGAGTTTGAAATTTACAATGAATTTGAGTTGTTTTAAGGGGGGAAGCACCAAAGCCACTATAATCTTTTTCCAACCAGCTATTGTAAAATATACATATGTTTGAGTCATAGTGccaaaacatgctataatgttGCAAATCCTCAATTATCTACGACATTTTGTCTATAATTTCACATTTTTTTACtgcaattttatttttctgagtTTACAGTCTCCTGTAATTTATATTAGAAAAGGAGAAAATTTGTCAAGCTATCCAGAAACCAGAACCTTTGTGACAATTTCTTTTACCTTGACAAATAATAGGAACACAAAATGATAGTACAGAAGCCTAAAGCATATCATCTAGGCGAACTAGAACCAGCTTTTCACATCCAGCATTTTATTgtaattgaagaaaaaaaaggttTAACTCAAATCAGAGTATCAAATAAAAAGAGTTGAAAAGTGATGTAAGCATCAAAAATATAATCTTATGGAATCAACTTTCATGTCTAACAACAAAGCAATGGTCGGAACATGAATGCTCAAGGTTGCAATGCTGAGGAAAATCAGAAAAATATTAGGTATTTGATTATAACAGTGGAACAGTGAGAAATTAAATAGGGGAAACCAATTGAAAGGGTAACAGAAGTTGAGACAAAGCATTCAGTTTAGAGAAATTAATAGATTTGCTGTGTCTTCAATAGCAAATCGATACGGAAAAGATAAACAGTAGTCACATAACAAGGAAATTGTCAAATCCATTGCATATAATTCACAGTAATTGTGAGGTTGTGGTGGTGGGTGAGATGATAGAGAATTAAGGGCGTCCCTGAACATCGAGGCCTGCCACGAGCATGTGCCGGCGGAAGCTGAGGGCTCTATATAGCCAGTTACCGACAAAGGAGGCTGGGTTGTGAGCACTGGGTAGGTGTGGATTAATGCGTATGAAGGTTCGCCTAATGAATGGGAATGAGCAGTCGGAAACGTGGACGGGTTGGGATAGTTATGTGTGGATTGTTTATGGCTAATGGATCAAATGAGCTTTGGATTTATCTAGGGTTTTGGGCTAGGGCTGAAAATGGAAGAAGAATTTTGGCGGCACATGCGCTACTAATGCAACAGCTACGAATGTGACTTTCGAAAAAGAAacaggaaaagaaaataatgcaaAGGAGAAGAGGACCGAAACCCGGTCTaactttgatttttattttgtttttcccttgttttgtttttgttttcccTTCAGATCTGAACTTGTATGTTGAGGAATTATACTGATCTGTTATTATGTGTAGTTCTTGTAATGATGCAGTAGAAAAGCTGTTCGTTCTATGGTAATTTATTTTGGCTCTCtaagttataaaaaaataaaatgtcggTAAGCATTCTCATCACCACTTACAACGTTCTTCAATATTCCGATTATATGAGGTTTGACTTTCTAATTTTCTTAGAATTTtggtaaattttcttttaatactGCAAATCAAAATAGTatagctttaattttttattctttgttGTAATTTTATGATAGCGGTTACAGctgtttattaaaaattagcTTTAGTTTTTTATCCAGTTTTGTAACTTTATGATAGCGGCTACAGCTgcttatcaaaaattaattataacgtatcagctataaaaaaaaaataataaattatgtaaaaatatGTTCTTTTAGACTtgaatttaattgtttaatttatttttagtgatttattttttttttttgaaatggaagtgatttaatttattgtaatttaaattGAGTGTTCTAATTATAATATGCAAAACCACCCGTATTACTTGTTTTTGCTTTCTCTGCGAGTAATTGTGCATTGGAAATCTCAGTTCTTCAAGCATTGCACAAGCAACAAGAAATGTCAGACGGAAATCATTCCCACGAGAAATTGCATTAAACATTGTGCCATTCATCGCCCTAAAGAACCATAAAAAACCACCGCTTAAAAGCCAAAACGATTTCagttaattatttttacaatttcTAGCAAATTGTTTGCCACGTTCTTTCGTCATACTTACAACCAAATCCACTTACGGATGCAAAAAATATCTGTATCATCTTGTCTGCAGAAGTGGAAAACAGAAAAGAGCTACACAAAATCAGTAACAAACGCCTGTGTACTTCAAACCTGGGCTTCACAGCTCCCAAGCTCGCAAGTCCTTGCCAATCTCGAAGGCCACATGAGCATCGATGCAAGCCTGCAAAACCTGCTCATAAGAGAGATTCTCAACATCCCAATCACTCATGCTGATATCCCTCTCCAATCTCACCCCCTTGTAGCCTAAATGCTCCTCCACAATCCTCTCCACCGAAGCCCTAGCAAGAGACTCTCCATCTCTAGTACGTACATACCTTCTCAAATCCACAAGTCTGTGAACCCTCAACTCGTGTTCCGTCATCCACAGCTTCTTCTCGTCCGAGCCATTCCAAATCCCAACGAAAGTGGTGTTGGAGTCCAAGAGAAAGCGTCGAAGAATGAGCGGAACGGTAGCGGCTAGAGAAAGTTGGATGATCAAGCAGCGAGAGCCCACGCAGAGCTGGAGAGTATCGGCGGCAGTGTTGGGTGGAGTCCACTGAACACCAAGGCCGACGACAAGGCGACCAAGATATCTTCGGCGGAGGAAGAGAGTGGTGCGAAGCCATTTCCGTACGACGGTGGCGGAGGAAGTGACAGTGACTTCGATGGGAGTGTCGAAGAACTGAACAGAGTATAAGCGGAAGTCACATGGGTGGCTTCTGGCGATGGAGATTTTCGGCGTCATTGTGGTGAAGAAATGGCATGTGGCGGGGACTGACAGGGAGGGGAAGTACTCTGTAAGACTGTAACCGTTGGAAGAAGGCAATAAGTAAATCGAATTTGATTTTGTGATCGAGTGCGGTTCTGCTTCTGTACGTGAGTATGGGCTCGACTGCGATTTCGTGACCCACCTTCAAAATAAATCGAATTTAAAATCCAGCACCAAGATGTTaacccaaaaataaataaagtatttttGAAGGAAATTAAAGAGTAATATGCCTTCATCATTAATCTTATGTGAAAtcttgtttttttatttaatatacaaaattttgaaaaagcagttaaaagaattattttataaaattgttaatgataattctctttcattttattaatgCATCTATTTCatcattaaattattatcaaataataagttaaatatattaaaagttaaaaattataactaacTTCCTTCATCCTGTAagattattttttcatttttttaaattataaaccacTTTCTTAAAATAGTGATTTATCTATCTatcttattaactttttatatagtcatagttttttaaattttaatgaaataattcagtggaaattatattaaaaaggtaaaataaataaaaaagctactctaaaaaataattgttcttgaaatttttttgccaacaaccaattagtccaagaacAAAATTTTGAACTCAATTACGAGGCAATTTCTATACCAAAACTTCTCTAAAAACAATCAAAATCTAGCACATGAAATTCAACAATTTGCCATGGTTGAAAACGCACATAGCACATTACAGAACAAGGGTTTCATGAAGAAAATTCACCCCAACTTATATTGAATTCCTTTTACAATAGATCAAATATCAAAATGAATGGAACAATAAAATGCATAACAAAAAGAATGATTCCCTCACTCCTTTGCGTAAGACTCATGCAGCGATTGGCCAATCGCAGCGTAAAGGGTCGCTAGGTCTAAGAGTTGGGTTCATGGCCAATATTTTTGTGTTTTTGGATCAAGTGGGTTTTCGTCTCTGCTAGAAAATCACAACATGCAGATGGGAAAATGACACCGTGTTGTTGTTTTGTCTCATTTCACGGCAAGTAATTATGCATTAAATATCagttttctcatattgaaatgTCATTCATCGAGATTTCAAGAAGCTACACACACGCAGAATAAATTCGACTACATATGTTACCATTCAAGAATATCAAACTCATCAAAAAGACAACCGCTTAAGCCCTAATTCAATAGGAAATGATCGTTTTCAGTTAGAATTTCCAGTTATTCACAAATTTTCATGGATTATCGTAGCTATATCAGAATCATCTCCATGGAAGAAAATAAATTCTGCAGTCTTTTTAGCAAAGTAAAAAATGCTCACCAACCAATTCATAACAAACCTATACATGCGCTTCCAAACAAATGATCTTCACAGCTCCCAAGCCTGCTTGTTCTTGCCAATCGCAAATGACACATAAGAAGCAACACAAAccttgtaacgatccggaaatccggaccgctaccggcgctaggatccagatcggtttaaggccgccgagacccgtagcaagcctgctatactctctgggtacctgtaaaatcccataaatGATCACACATAACCTGTAACCATTAAAAACTCAACCCTGTCTCAtggttcaacctgtgcatgcactaactctgtacacAGACCCCCTTACCAGAGCACTCATTAAAGCCCTGgctgagtccacacagtatatgttaaacctggtcATCCACACTCAGCAACTAGACATATCCataaaacagaccatgtatacataaGAGGGATTTACATCACGtctgggtcaagcacaaaaCTATACATAGCTCGTTATAAGgtttacatctctttacaatttgacatgtccacactaatcgattacatatctctttactctttctgaccTCTGTTGATCCTCCCCTGACCTCTGAGCCTGCAAAACTGTGGTTAAGgggaaggggtgagctataaagcccaatgagtagaaacaaagaaaacagttcattagtGCACGCTCTtatgaatgcgtcacagcacaaacatttcatatcacggatggacatgaccaccaaaactcccttctgtgtcagtatgcctggcccggccaggtcttataacccctgtatgcctggcccagctAGGTCTTACAACGTTCGTATGCctagcccggccaggtcttacaacatctgtatgcctggcccggccaggtcttacaacagctctagggctattggggccgccttggtccatccacatcatcatagtcatcatattatgcaatgtgccatattcgtgaaactagtgcaatcaacctactataatcatcatgatgcatgaacatgctttaggcattcgaTTTCTTTAAAACATAACAGTTGAAatctagttctactcacctctggctaactctaaatactctgaagcagtgcttaCTGCTGCTCTCGTCGGTTCCTctagtccgttcctacacaggtggactcaacatgagggaccaaacgaactcaagaacaactctataaaactccccaaaaccctcaTAAAACATCCTACAacattcacataaaacatgcaaaagaaggctggacagggcactttcggcggcaggttcggcggccgaaagtcccttctagagacgaaactcaagcaccttcggcggccgaactttactttcggcagccgttcaaccctttcgggggcaaggttcgggggctgaaaggcactccagagacgaaagtctctaaccttcggcggcaccttcggtggccgaaaccccgctccagagccgaaagtccaaaccttcgggggcgagctttgtaatacccggctagactccggtatcggaattcctatcgtccggtggaatctcggatgtcggaagcctctagtagggtaaaaccatgtttttataaaatgttttaatgtgttttatgttttaagcatgaaagaaaatgagtttttgcatgaaaatagcatttgaggaaaactcaggttcggccgccgaacatgcatgcgttgcgggtgtgctttaggcccccgaaagcataagtgagggaagtccaggttcggctgccgaacctcaagttcggccgccgaacatggcatgcatgcggaggcacattcggcccccgaacgtggtctggccagccactataaaagggtcccttagccgaaaacgggcgagtttttccccattttcggccaaggtgagctctccaccgtccctcacccatttttgatgttcttcctctaaatctttcaagattttcacttgttttaacttggttttgaagatttaagcttttgagcaaagttttggagcttggaggttcaagaaccaaatctctcccaacttcgagtttttggtcgtctctctcgatcttcaagaggtaagagccgatcttaagctcgttttatgttttaaataagttttatgcaagatctatgggttagaatgcatgtttaggttatggttatgtttatgggtataaatgtgtgttcttgaacaatgtggttgcttgatgtgttgtagatggggtttatgatggtttgagacccctaggaacatgtatgcttgtgtttctgtgttgtagaataggtttgatgcatgtttgataagtttggaggcgaaatgtgcattgggagccaagtttctgccctttggcagaaaccaggttcggcagccgaaggactttcggccgccgaacatggctgaaaaggcagcctttcggctgccgaagcttgcccccgaaagggaaactttcgtctctgtcgggtagtttcggccgccgaaagtgccgccgaacatgcatgagtttcgtctctgtctgggagtttcggccgccgaaggtgccgccgaacctgcctgactttcggctctggagggactttcggccgccgaacccgccgccgaaagtgccctgtccaggccttctttgcatgtttttccattgttgtttcatgatgttttagggggtttttggggagtagtttatagttatgttcaggtgtgtttggtccctcatttgaatccacttgtgtaggttcggacccgaggaaccgaggaccccagcagtgagttcagctgcttcggtgttgtcagagtcagccagaggtgagtggaactaaacttaatcctttaaattaaatgttttatcatgtttcatgcatcatgattatgcaataggatgattacattagtattcacgaatatgtcgcattgcatcgattgttgttgatgtgggtgaatgttggatgacccaattagtccatgacaggaagaccaggaccccattctacggcctggcacgattgtgggactcgaagaccaggagcccagaggaggccctgggataatggtgagtaatgtatgtatgacaggaagaccaggaccccatgctacggcctggcacaatgttagcttggactaattggtgacaagttcacccaacccttacgtgaattgtctgtgttatgatgcatttcatcgaagcatagt
The genomic region above belongs to Manihot esculenta cultivar AM560-2 chromosome 3, M.esculenta_v8, whole genome shotgun sequence and contains:
- the LOC110612370 gene encoding uncharacterized protein LOC110612370 encodes the protein MTPKISIARSHPCDFRLYSVQFFDTPIEVTVTSSATVVRKWLRTTLFLRRRYLGRLVVGLGVQWTPPNTAADTLQLCVGSRCLIIQLSLAATVPLILRRFLLDSNTTFVGIWNGSDEKKLWMTEHELRVHRLVDLRRYVRTRDGESLARASVERIVEEHLGYKGVRLERDISMSDWDVENLSYEQVLQACIDAHVAFEIGKDLRAWEL